A genomic stretch from Methanomassiliicoccales archaeon includes:
- a CDS encoding glycosyltransferase family 39 protein → MEGREEGGASLVSRNPFKSLGNLRARFDDSWLGRNWQTVVVLSMIFLIALFMRSYFGYSLSVDNGFLVSGGSDSYYHQRVIDHVTSTGTHLVNDPLLNYPMGMRNPRPPLYDWSIAVTGMLISALTGIAVADAVGYSLIFSTAIWGALTVIPVYLIGQSAFGKKAGIIAAFLFAIMPGHITRSVLSFADHDSMVLFFGVCSFYFLLTSLKTIEGDRWVENWKSLKSIRSGIVSYFRLNWVSTIYAALAGISLAAVGMIWTGYAYLLIIVLAYFLVQILINRFRNADSLGVLITLVVMLLVAFAIMAPVYYQMNYWAVWFDVPFYLFVAAVIVGVIFVATRDYPWTLVLPSFTILAAIALFILSILAPSIFEAIISGQGYFVKSKLYSTISEAQAPSFSDLALSFGAVTFWLSFAGVVIAAIRIKKNVAAYFVFIVIWTAVSMFMAVSAARFMFNASPAFAITSGWVVAMIIESVKFSDISRALSAGARMGLFGLLRRAIKVRHVFAAFFLAFLVVLPNAWGATDAAIPSELKAQYDKQVYNVMPGFAKPASYDVVNGSNWYFGAFTYSMPLPTQYWPAAWSWFRTIDSNIIPVSARPAFLSWWDYGFEAIQAGQHPTVADNFQNAYQFAGNFIMSQNETVAVALFVIRILEKTGLENETIAQVLVDHGVDYTKLRDIMTNPERYVEVVKNHPEIYGPRDADLSPTNAKYAAASVELSKVGLENIVEIYNELRQMTGVDISYFAIDSRLFPFTALSANIFYAPAKLADYRIDTVSNSPIDFFEIKAIDSEGGIHDLANVTSDMTIVSYQIVYKEMFYNSMLYRAFMGYGPYDIGETSQGLPGLTGTLASYPPMQGWNMTHFRMVYRTAYYNPFPPDQVKNHSSAWRAISYDEALEFREKIDRGEMQGTVDASASALLQGVVFLQYYDGAIVEGTVTTNSGLPYPGLWVTVLDEYGIPHQTVKTDANGHYEVIVPFGEVTLVFSYGDLDLRTQIATELSRITFNVSYDQAMRKKIDADNDGKWDYYITKNVVVQGSAVKGKVYWDVDGDGTYTSGTDTIIEGAKVIVENESEGLRYETISNASGYGFYGLPPMNSTIYVVLDNHSFGRIQVNLLPMGNITKDIGIKPSSLNGTATFADGNVASGLNLKIIDTISGKEITTTTDSNGYYHVGMLPSGHYLLKTQDLSYAIVPDEVSVVDGETKTTDLTVYGSLKVSGRVMIGSSVASNVTIAFISETSEFWTKSDSNGIYDVTLPTGNYTVFCLSIQNGETYVSLTALNSSGSIINYNIKMVPGNFIDLYVSDSLGPVSNAEILMQSKASSAAIKAVTNATGAARIILPQGTYFIYIKGNETAYWGDMYVDSSKRVNMVLSSAASISGVTWYDANNNAIIDSGEQISGAKLRLYDRDGRTIEATSDSLGGFSFVVPSGYSYELSISKDGYASKVLSYPFIESSISQDVKLVPLNRTITGIVYYASTPIAGISVKFVSINGSVFTANSGSSGTFSISLPPGNYEVIVDQNVSSMNNATKYQFTSSIQVPIGSDPSLLQIDLVKRVRVYGSLYPERIGTTKITFSGPEERTITTSEKFDLYLVEGDYSVYALNDQVITDYAFFDLIHIDASVSPLNLTTSVAKTVRGAIYFEGSPFSYVVPVEIRNDAGAVIRIDSYVTGIFETILPYGNYSAEVDYHTKTRIGLDTRYVRYTGNTSLVVPSSTISSIVLHRTYDNVTLSGSIFDSSGSLVAATIEFIPTSSTAMSASATSGIGAYAVSIAPGNYSVYARQVGRLGVFLGVVNVPPQSNKTFNITLVPGFRFAGETLKEYAPGNATIEITSMNGAKLSAFSSSSGSFEIILPPGEYSVKFTSTGIEKGVFVRYYANTSINLITDVSRAITMEKIPERGVDLQWNEVEKTTLRSGQTAVYNLRIVNKGNVPDTFKLEAQATNWDVVFSQSTVSVDFGYQNSQLVTVSITPSASVYVSHSPIKITVVSLNNASIQDSVSIDAIILPYYSLNLKFDKPYQVNGTPYSYSIKLENNGNDEDTIDIAVANRVTLAELGWKAELRLGDENPVKNLTVTLQAGKVKYFDVLLTPIRENPSPNIEVVISAASQKSSNAYALLTVKPPLPVIILPSDGVSVGGENVYFEPAAIPIETIALAGAALAAFVIFILMGIHRGVFRRRKR, encoded by the coding sequence ATGGAAGGGCGAGAGGAAGGCGGAGCAAGCCTTGTCTCAAGAAATCCGTTCAAGTCACTGGGCAATTTGAGAGCTCGTTTTGATGATTCGTGGCTTGGAAGGAACTGGCAAACGGTCGTCGTGCTTTCGATGATTTTTCTGATCGCTCTTTTCATGAGAAGTTACTTTGGCTACTCTCTCTCCGTCGACAACGGGTTTCTTGTGTCAGGCGGTTCCGACTCGTATTATCACCAAAGAGTAATTGATCACGTCACCTCGACAGGTACGCATCTCGTTAACGATCCCCTTCTCAATTATCCAATGGGAATGAGGAATCCGCGTCCACCGCTTTACGATTGGTCAATTGCTGTGACGGGAATGCTCATCTCTGCATTAACTGGTATCGCTGTAGCGGATGCGGTTGGCTATTCCCTCATTTTTTCAACGGCGATATGGGGTGCGTTAACGGTTATCCCCGTCTATCTGATCGGACAGTCGGCTTTCGGCAAGAAGGCGGGGATTATCGCGGCTTTCCTCTTCGCAATCATGCCTGGTCATATTACCCGTAGCGTCCTCTCTTTCGCGGACCATGACTCAATGGTCCTGTTCTTCGGTGTTTGTTCATTCTACTTCTTGCTGACTTCCCTTAAAACAATCGAAGGCGATCGGTGGGTCGAAAACTGGAAGAGTTTAAAATCGATTCGTTCTGGAATTGTCAGTTACTTCCGTTTGAACTGGGTATCAACAATATACGCAGCACTCGCTGGCATCTCTCTTGCCGCCGTGGGCATGATCTGGACCGGGTACGCATACCTTCTCATCATCGTTCTCGCTTATTTCCTCGTGCAAATTTTGATCAATAGATTTCGGAATGCTGATTCGTTGGGCGTTTTGATCACCCTTGTCGTCATGCTTCTTGTGGCGTTTGCAATAATGGCGCCAGTCTATTACCAGATGAATTACTGGGCTGTCTGGTTCGATGTTCCCTTTTATCTTTTTGTTGCTGCGGTCATCGTTGGTGTGATTTTCGTCGCGACGAGGGACTATCCATGGACTCTCGTTCTCCCCTCTTTCACAATTCTTGCAGCGATCGCGCTTTTCATTTTGTCCATTCTAGCACCGAGTATTTTTGAAGCGATCATATCGGGCCAGGGTTACTTCGTCAAAAGCAAACTCTACTCGACGATTTCCGAAGCGCAGGCACCGAGTTTCTCTGACCTTGCACTGTCATTCGGCGCGGTCACTTTCTGGCTATCCTTTGCGGGTGTTGTGATTGCCGCGATCAGGATTAAAAAGAATGTCGCGGCATATTTCGTTTTCATCGTCATATGGACTGCTGTTTCGATGTTCATGGCGGTGTCGGCGGCGAGATTCATGTTTAACGCGAGCCCTGCATTCGCGATCACTAGCGGATGGGTTGTCGCGATGATCATTGAGAGTGTCAAGTTCTCAGACATTTCACGTGCTCTCTCCGCCGGCGCGAGAATGGGGCTTTTCGGTCTCCTGCGACGGGCGATTAAAGTCAGGCATGTGTTTGCGGCATTCTTTCTTGCGTTTCTCGTCGTCTTACCAAATGCCTGGGGAGCGACTGACGCGGCGATCCCTTCCGAGCTAAAGGCGCAGTACGACAAGCAAGTCTATAACGTCATGCCAGGTTTTGCCAAACCTGCGAGTTATGATGTAGTCAATGGATCGAACTGGTATTTCGGAGCTTTCACATACAGCATGCCACTGCCGACGCAATATTGGCCAGCGGCGTGGAGCTGGTTCAGGACGATCGATTCGAATATCATCCCAGTTTCTGCGAGACCTGCATTCCTCTCATGGTGGGACTACGGTTTTGAGGCGATCCAGGCGGGACAGCATCCAACTGTCGCTGATAACTTCCAGAACGCTTACCAGTTCGCTGGCAATTTCATCATGTCTCAAAATGAGACCGTCGCCGTCGCGCTTTTCGTCATTAGAATTCTTGAGAAAACGGGACTTGAAAACGAAACGATCGCTCAGGTGCTAGTCGATCATGGCGTCGATTACACGAAATTGCGGGATATCATGACGAATCCAGAGAGGTACGTAGAAGTCGTCAAGAATCATCCTGAAATTTACGGTCCCAGGGATGCCGATCTGAGTCCGACGAATGCCAAGTATGCTGCTGCGAGCGTGGAGCTTTCGAAGGTCGGTCTTGAGAATATTGTTGAGATTTATAATGAGCTCCGCCAGATGACAGGGGTGGATATTTCTTATTTCGCTATTGATAGCAGGCTTTTCCCCTTTACAGCTTTGAGCGCAAACATTTTCTACGCGCCAGCCAAATTGGCTGATTATAGAATCGATACAGTCTCTAATTCCCCGATCGACTTCTTTGAAATCAAGGCGATCGACAGCGAGGGCGGAATTCACGATCTGGCGAATGTAACTTCTGACATGACGATCGTGAGTTACCAGATTGTTTACAAGGAAATGTTCTACAACAGCATGCTTTATCGCGCTTTCATGGGTTATGGACCATATGACATAGGCGAGACGAGCCAGGGATTACCAGGCCTTACTGGTACACTAGCAAGCTATCCGCCCATGCAGGGCTGGAACATGACGCATTTCAGAATGGTCTATAGGACTGCTTATTACAACCCGTTCCCCCCGGATCAGGTCAAGAATCATTCCTCTGCATGGCGTGCGATTAGCTACGATGAGGCACTCGAATTTCGTGAAAAAATCGACCGTGGTGAAATGCAGGGAACGGTGGATGCAAGTGCGAGTGCCCTGCTTCAGGGCGTTGTCTTTCTCCAGTACTACGATGGCGCCATTGTCGAAGGAACGGTAACGACCAACAGCGGGTTGCCTTATCCTGGACTCTGGGTCACAGTCCTTGATGAATACGGGATTCCGCATCAGACGGTGAAGACTGATGCGAATGGGCATTACGAGGTCATCGTGCCGTTTGGCGAGGTAACACTTGTGTTCTCATACGGAGATCTTGATCTCAGGACGCAGATTGCAACTGAACTCAGTAGGATCACATTCAATGTGAGTTACGATCAGGCGATGAGGAAGAAGATCGATGCGGACAATGACGGGAAATGGGATTATTATATAACAAAAAATGTGGTCGTCCAGGGCAGTGCTGTGAAAGGTAAGGTATACTGGGATGTTGACGGTGACGGGACTTATACTTCTGGAACTGACACGATTATCGAAGGGGCAAAGGTGATCGTTGAAAATGAGAGTGAAGGCCTTCGATACGAAACGATCTCGAATGCTAGCGGCTATGGATTCTATGGACTGCCGCCGATGAATTCGACTATATATGTTGTGCTCGACAACCATTCCTTCGGTCGCATCCAGGTGAATCTGCTTCCGATGGGAAATATCACGAAAGATATCGGAATAAAACCCTCCTCCTTAAATGGTACAGCGACTTTTGCCGATGGGAACGTGGCCTCGGGATTGAATCTAAAGATCATCGATACCATCAGCGGAAAAGAGATTACCACGACGACAGATTCAAATGGGTACTACCATGTCGGAATGTTGCCTTCTGGTCATTATCTCCTAAAAACACAAGACCTCTCTTATGCGATTGTGCCAGATGAAGTCAGCGTCGTGGATGGCGAAACTAAGACGACGGATCTTACGGTTTATGGCTCGCTGAAAGTCTCGGGTCGTGTCATGATCGGAAGTTCAGTCGCGAGTAATGTGACAATAGCATTCATCTCTGAAACAAGCGAGTTCTGGACGAAAAGTGATTCGAATGGAATTTACGATGTTACGCTGCCCACCGGCAATTATACCGTTTTCTGCTTGTCAATCCAGAATGGTGAAACTTACGTCTCTCTTACCGCCTTGAATTCCTCCGGTTCTATCATCAATTATAACATCAAGATGGTACCAGGCAACTTCATTGACCTCTATGTCTCTGATTCGTTGGGACCCGTCAGTAACGCCGAGATTTTGATGCAATCGAAAGCCAGCAGCGCAGCTATAAAAGCGGTGACAAATGCAACTGGTGCGGCAAGGATCATTCTTCCCCAGGGTACTTACTTTATTTATATCAAAGGAAATGAAACGGCATACTGGGGTGACATGTACGTCGATTCCTCGAAGCGTGTTAACATGGTACTATCCTCCGCTGCTTCAATTTCAGGTGTGACATGGTATGATGCCAACAACAACGCAATCATAGACTCAGGTGAACAGATTTCAGGTGCGAAATTGAGATTGTACGATCGCGACGGCAGAACAATCGAGGCGACAAGCGATTCACTCGGCGGTTTTTCATTCGTAGTGCCTTCAGGTTATTCATATGAGCTATCGATTAGCAAAGATGGTTATGCGTCCAAGGTTTTGAGTTATCCGTTCATCGAATCATCGATTTCCCAGGATGTGAAACTTGTGCCTCTCAACCGCACAATCACAGGTATCGTGTATTATGCGTCGACACCAATCGCCGGCATTTCGGTGAAATTTGTATCTATCAATGGGAGTGTTTTCACGGCGAATAGCGGATCCTCAGGTACTTTTTCGATTTCACTTCCACCAGGAAATTACGAAGTGATTGTCGATCAGAATGTTTCGTCTATGAATAATGCGACGAAATATCAATTTACCTCATCAATACAAGTCCCCATCGGTTCTGATCCCTCTCTGCTGCAAATCGATCTTGTGAAGAGGGTGAGGGTCTACGGTTCGCTCTATCCTGAAAGGATTGGTACGACAAAGATAACCTTCAGTGGACCTGAGGAAAGAACGATCACGACCTCTGAAAAATTTGATCTTTACCTTGTGGAGGGCGACTATAGTGTTTACGCGCTCAACGACCAGGTAATTACTGATTACGCGTTTTTCGATCTCATTCACATCGATGCATCGGTTTCACCATTAAATCTAACAACATCTGTCGCGAAAACGGTTAGGGGGGCGATCTATTTTGAGGGCTCACCCTTCTCTTATGTTGTTCCAGTTGAGATCAGAAATGATGCTGGTGCGGTAATCAGGATTGATTCTTATGTTACTGGTATTTTCGAAACTATACTACCGTATGGGAATTATTCGGCAGAGGTTGATTATCACACGAAGACGAGAATCGGCCTAGACACGCGGTATGTACGTTATACTGGAAACACATCACTGGTCGTTCCTTCTTCAACGATTTCTAGCATCGTGCTACATCGCACCTATGATAACGTGACTCTCAGCGGATCGATTTTCGATTCAAGCGGATCGTTGGTGGCCGCGACAATTGAATTCATCCCGACATCTTCCACAGCAATGAGCGCATCAGCGACATCTGGGATCGGTGCATATGCAGTATCGATTGCACCTGGTAATTACAGTGTCTACGCAAGGCAAGTCGGACGGCTGGGCGTATTCCTCGGTGTTGTCAATGTGCCACCGCAATCGAACAAGACCTTTAACATCACCCTTGTTCCTGGATTCAGGTTTGCGGGTGAAACCCTGAAGGAATACGCGCCTGGCAATGCGACGATCGAGATCACATCAATGAATGGGGCGAAATTGAGTGCATTCTCCTCATCTTCAGGCTCGTTTGAAATCATCCTGCCTCCTGGTGAATATAGTGTAAAATTCACTTCTACTGGAATAGAAAAGGGAGTCTTTGTTCGTTATTACGCGAATACATCGATCAATTTGATTACCGATGTGAGCCGAGCGATCACGATGGAAAAGATTCCTGAAAGGGGCGTCGATCTGCAGTGGAATGAGGTCGAAAAGACGACGCTTAGGTCTGGGCAGACAGCGGTTTACAATCTGAGGATCGTCAATAAGGGAAATGTGCCGGATACGTTCAAGCTCGAAGCTCAGGCCACGAACTGGGATGTTGTGTTTTCCCAGAGCACAGTAAGCGTCGATTTCGGCTATCAGAATTCCCAGCTGGTCACGGTAAGCATCACACCATCGGCGAGCGTCTATGTCTCACATTCGCCGATTAAAATCACTGTGGTCTCGCTCAACAACGCGTCGATTCAGGATTCAGTATCAATCGACGCAATCATCCTTCCGTACTACAGTTTGAATCTCAAGTTCGATAAACCCTATCAAGTCAACGGGACGCCGTATTCTTACAGCATAAAACTTGAGAATAACGGGAACGATGAAGACACGATCGATATCGCTGTTGCAAATCGAGTTACACTCGCTGAACTGGGTTGGAAGGCAGAGCTGAGGCTTGGTGACGAAAATCCTGTTAAGAATCTCACAGTCACCTTGCAGGCTGGAAAAGTCAAGTATTTCGACGTCCTCCTTACACCAATACGGGAGAATCCTAGTCCGAACATCGAGGTCGTTATCTCAGCGGCGTCTCAGAAGTCTTCAAATGCGTATGCATTGCTGACAGTGAAACCTCCGCTACCTGTGATTATTCTGCCTTCGGACGGCGTGAGCGTTGGCGGGGAAAATGTGTATTTTGAACCGGCAGCAATTCCCATTGAGACAATCGCTCTTGCAGGCGCAGCCTTAGCGGCGTTTGTGATTTTCATCCTCATGGGTATACACAGGGGGGTATTCAGACGAAGAAAGCGCTGA
- the pyrF gene encoding orotidine-5'-phosphate decarboxylase codes for MKKNTRLIFALDEIDKERALKIAEELSDIVDAIKINWPLVLHSSPSIITEISGLCDVICDFKVADIPNTVRLIVEKAVDLGASGIIVHGFVGHDSVCEAVQSAGESADIFVVTEMSHPGGKEFTAPVAERLAALAVECGASGVIAPATRLDRLKAIRRIVGDLLILAPGVGVQGGSAGDAISMGADYVIVGRSIYKSSHPRDAAKAICEEIASRLQNDRSRVSEKVSR; via the coding sequence ATGAAGAAAAACACAAGACTGATATTCGCTCTTGATGAAATCGACAAGGAAAGAGCGCTGAAAATCGCTGAGGAACTCAGTGACATTGTTGATGCAATCAAGATCAATTGGCCTCTCGTTCTTCATTCTTCTCCTTCAATCATCACTGAGATTTCTGGATTATGTGATGTTATCTGCGATTTCAAGGTCGCTGATATTCCGAATACCGTGAGATTGATTGTTGAGAAAGCGGTTGATCTCGGTGCCTCAGGAATCATTGTACATGGATTCGTAGGTCACGACTCTGTTTGCGAGGCAGTTCAGTCCGCAGGGGAATCTGCTGACATTTTTGTTGTCACTGAGATGAGTCATCCTGGCGGAAAGGAATTTACCGCGCCTGTTGCTGAGCGGCTCGCAGCTCTCGCGGTCGAATGTGGCGCTTCTGGTGTGATAGCACCTGCGACGAGATTAGATCGTCTTAAGGCGATAAGGAGGATTGTGGGTGATCTTCTCATCCTTGCACCCGGTGTTGGCGTACAGGGCGGGAGTGCAGGAGATGCGATTTCAATGGGTGCGGATTATGTCATTGTCGGTCGTTCAATTTACAAGAGTTCGCATCCGAGGGACGCCGCAAAGGCAATCTGCGAGGAAATCGCGAGTCGTCTACAAAACGATCGATCGCGTGTGTCTGAGAAGGTATCCAGATAA